One genomic window of Anoplolepis gracilipes chromosome 5, ASM4749672v1, whole genome shotgun sequence includes the following:
- the LOC140666045 gene encoding E3 ubiquitin-protein ligase RNF34 isoform X2, with protein MSPLRRRRTGGSGDTFTEMACEACSAKFNLFKRKKQCADCLRHFCSECVIKRLDKVFTCDSCGVLSRRPLVRNQIRQIRSKDLRQYLVAKKVSVRGCVEKEDLVHLLMLFANGTDPCSSTDYSTSAGIQNVAEEPLLESTPNVSTANDEPHQDVQTQPEQEQQAQSAQEQQAQPARSEDVEMTEEPSESSHSSPIISVPLSDSESFEEGPTKSNNIEIHEVLETDNSPTEPNNASEPLITEHEEVSEASNERKSDMVTEIPTWSDKVQLSDIKEASELEYLSVKQLKNLLSTNRVDYKGCLERQELLNRVSRLWQEYKQSREDVEKLSEEELCKICWDAPIECVILECGHMACCINCGKQMSECPICKQYVVRVVRFFKA; from the exons ATGTCGCCTCTACGAC GCCGACGAACGGGCGGCTCCGGGGACACCTTCACCGAGATGGCTTGCGAGGCTTGCAGTGCAAAGTTCAATTTGTTCAAAAGAAAA aaacaatGTGCGGATTGTCTGAGACACTTCTGTTCCGAATGTGTGATAAAACGACTGGATAAGGTGTTTACCTGCGACAGCTGCGGTGTACTATCAAGGAGGCCACTTGTGAGAAATCAGATTAGGCAGATTCGCTCCAAGGATTTACGTCAGTACCTTGTGGCAAAGAAGGTCTCTGTCAGAGGATGCGTTG AGAAAGAAGACTTGGTACATTTACTAATGCTCTTTGCTAACGGAACTGACCCTTGCTCTAGTACTGACTATAGTACAAGCGCCGGAATACAAAACGTTGCTGAAGAGCCACT ATTGGAAAGCACACCAAATGTCAGTACTGCAAATGACGAACCGCACCAAGACGTGCAGACACAACCCGAGCAGGAACAACAGGCACAATCCGCGCAGGAACAACAAGCGCAACCCGCAAGAAGCGAAGACGTCGAAATGACGGAGGAGCCAAGCGAGAGTAGTCACAGTAGTCCGATCATTAGCGTGCCACTAAGTGATAGCGAATCGTTCGAGGAGGGACCGACGAAAAGTAATAACATTGAGATACATGAAGTATTGGAAACTGACAACAGTCCAACCGAGCCCAATAATGCATCGGAGCCGCTAATCACAGAGCATGAGGAAGTTTCCGAAGCGTCAAACGAGAGAAAATCGGATATGGTTACAGAAATTCCCACG TGGTCGGATAAAGTACAATTGTCGGATATAAAAGAGGCATCGGAACTAGAGTATCTAAGtgttaaacaattaaaaaatctgttgAGTACAAATCGCGTAGATTACAAAGGCTGCTTAGAGAGACAGGAATTATTGAACAGAGTGTCCAGATTATGGCAGGAGTACAAACAATCTAGAGAAG ATGTGGAAAAACTCAGCGAGGAAGAACTATGTAAAATTTGTTGGGACGCTCCGATCGAATGCGTAATTTTAGAATGTGGCCATATGGCCTGCTGTATAAACTGTGGTAAACAAATGTCCGAGTGTCCGATATGCAAGCAGTACGTCGTTCGTGTTGTGCGATTCTTTAAAGCCTAA
- the Cks30a gene encoding cyclin-dependent kinases regulatory subunit, translating to MSHIYYSNKYYDDKYEYRHVVLPKEMVKLVPRTHLLSEQEWRAIGVQQSQGWVHYMIHEPEPHILLFKRKITTPPELREEEN from the exons ATGTCGCACATCTACTACTCTAACAAGTACTACGACGACAAGTACGAGTACAG GCATGTTGTTTTGCCAAAAGAAATGGTAAAACTAGTGCCAAGAACTCATCTGCTGTCTGAGCAGGAATGGAGAGCCATTGGAGTCCAACAGAGTCAAGGATGGGTGCATTACATGATTCATGAACCTG AACCACACATTCTTTTattcaagagaaaaataacGACACCTCCAGAGctgagagaagaagaaaattga
- the Vps25 gene encoding vacuolar protein-sorting-associated protein 25 → MAEIEWPWQYSFPPFFTLQPHADTRAKQIAAWKGLVLEYYRITKQAVVDVREVHTNPLFNNTNINRRLPSEAVLIILEELGKSGNASPLDKSKQRWLVYWHTLEEWGDIIYNWAQENGFIGSVCTLFELTQGEDTTEQEFHGLDTEVLIRSLRTLEPARKAELILFDDNQGVKFF, encoded by the exons ATGGCAGAAATTGAGTGGCCGTGGCAATACAGTTTCCCTCCGTTTTTTAC GCTTCAACCTCACGCGGATACCAGAGCCAAACAAATAGCGGCCTGGAAGGGTCTGGTACTCGAATATTATCGTATCACAAAACAGGCCGTCGTGGACGTGCGAGAAGTGCACACAAATCCTCTTTTTAATAACACCAATATAAATA gaaGGTTGCCGTCTGAAGCTGTGTTAATAATACTGGAAGAATTGGGAAAATCAGGAAACGCATCTCCATTGGATAAAAGCAAACAGAGATGGCTGGTTTATTGGCATACTTTGGAGGAATGGggtgatataatatataattgggCGCAAGAGAATGGTTTTATTGGATCTGTGTGCACGTTATTCGAACTGACACAAGGAGAGGATACGACTGAGCAAG aatttcatGGTCTTGATACAGAAGTATTAATCAGATCATTGAGGACACTGGAACCTGCCAGAAAAGCAGAGCTAATCTTATTTGATGATAATCAAGgtgttaaattcttttaa
- the Cactin gene encoding uncharacterized protein Cactin, whose protein sequence is MEKYSRDDDRRSRRMEYDEDRGRKDRTSRRDRDHVESRRSKSGHKYSEKSGERRKKSKDGDSRSRRESRKKSSKHKNRKRESSSSSSSSSSDSSKLSNDSSTDSSSDSTKLLEKLQKQRQKQMEERKRQKEMMKVTETPEEKRLRRLKKKEAKERRRKERMGWDNDYLHYTNTDNPFGDGNILSTFVWSKKLGKEGLLGVGREELEIRNRHKQEENKRELEKVKKRRQERELERQQREEEMTMLQRGKEAAQLEQWARQEDQFHLEQARLRSRIRIQDGRAKPIDLLAKYISAEEEVDAVEMHEPYTYLRGLQVKDLEDLIEDIKVYKELERGKNLDYWNDITVIVEDELHKLRKLERTEYEVAVGRREGIHESVAKDVTTIFKGKTATQLEALQLQIQAKITGKPEGVDIGYWESLLSQLKAHMARARLRDRHQENLRKKLEVLIAEQGVARAENEAESSQTQESESLAKQDEPSTSIAVEKDENSPDDDQETNAANDLLSECFREYEAGGYSPNYLLYSQLEPGTLITQVDEDNQRLEYARQQVLSTGRKIQNVLTTEEQAMHREARKGMGSDEAQFSVESSLEAQIYLWSDKYRPRKPRYFNRVHTGFEWNKYNQTHYDMDNPPPKIVQGYKFNIFYPDLIDKNTTPEYFLRTDGSLAEEPERPKTANLARPSVLDPALVDKLDMSLLSKELLCDSMTRFQQPTANMDRSIGGNTGTASSSSSSSLSSLLPVPSSPSATRRRRRRSAAAVAAAATASTTPITWSSREDAPPVTRRQRASFEPRIATDRQMEEIDRLRSPRGNQKITSPTGTVTRNSDVRKLDDNNNRNGPLKVLSTVKKKSSRVGLPNDLEIFTATASSTRSAPEPCKTCGRPDQPERFHSHPKGSQTKIKDIPTSTSTSVKSTPAVPPVPKSIQKPVALNFRSDRNRNRSDEPVASEDRPSQDSGRQVRSSPASMKRGPKTITCYICGREFGTASFPIHEPRCMQKWDRENNLLPPSQRRPRPQRPAVGVEHSDWNAAAWEQSQEQLVPCAKCGRTFLPERLPIHERSCKATPKNNERLATANGRNVMPPTVPCRICGRNFGTRSIKIHEPQCSRRWQLQNDSANEQKDQLTLHRQKSARNQEGSSSMYPDISQKRTVTCYICGRDFGSSSIAIHEPQCLKKWHAENDKLSPARRRKEPIKPDVIYIRSIQSAMTTSLFAEDTRSGNMVVDQAATAEANWMTHLSQLVPCKRCGRTFNPDRVNIHENSCKGNR, encoded by the exons ATGGAGAAATACTCACGTGACGACGACCGTAGATCGAGGAGGATGGAATACGACGAGGATCGTGGACGTAAGGATCGAACGTCGCGAAGGGATCGCGATCACGTGGAATCCAGGAGATCCAAGTCCGGACACAAATATTCGGAAAAGTCCGGCGAAAGGCGTAAAAAGTCAAAGGACGGAGATTCCCGTTCGCGTCGCGAATCGCGGAAGAAGTCTTCCAAACATAAAAACCGAAAGAG gGAGtcttcatcgtcgtcgtcgtcctcaTCGTCCGATTCAAGTAAGCTTAGTAACGACTCATCCACAGATTCATCTTCAGATTCTACAAAATTGTTGGAGAAACTGCAAAAGCAGCGGCAGAAACAGATGGAGGAACGCAAACGTCAGAAAGAGATGATGAAGGTGACGGAAACGCCAGAAGAAAAACGCCTACGTCGCCTGAAAAAGAAGGAAGCCAAGGAGCGCAGACGTAAAGAGAGAATGGGCTGGGACAAtgattatttacattacacGAATACAGATAATCCATTTGGGGATGGCAATATTCTCTCCACCTTTGTGTGGTCGAAAAAATTGGGAAAAGAGGGTTTGCTCGGTGTTGGAAGAGAGGAATTGGAGATTCGTAACAGACACAAGCAGGAGGAGAATAAAAGAGAGTTGGAGAAGGTCAAGAAGAGGagacaagagagagaattgGAACGGCAACAGAGAGAGGAGGAAATGACCATGTTGCAGAGGGGCAAGGAGGCTGCTCAATTAGAGCAATGGGCTCGGCAGGAAGATCAATTTCATCTCGAGCAAGCTCGATTAAGATCCCGTATTAGAATTCAAGATGGTCGTGCGAAACCTATCGACCTTCTTGCAAAGTACATTAGCGCAGAGGAGGAGGTTGACGCGGTAGAAATGCATGAGCCATACACATACTTGCGAGGTTTGCAAGTGAAGGATTTGGAGGATCTCATAGAGGATATAAAGGTTTACAAGGAACTGGAAAGAGGCAAAAATTTAGACTACTGGAACGATATAACAGTGATTGTCGAGGATGAATTACATAAGCTCAGAAAGCTGGAACGGACGGAATACGAAGTTG ctgTTGGTAGAAGAGAAGGAATTCATGAATCAGTAGCCAAAGACGTTACAACCATCTTTAAAGGTAAAACTGCGACGCAGTTGGAAGCTTTACAGTTGCAGATTCAGGCGAAAATTACAGGAAAGCCAGAAGGTGTCGATATCGGATATTGGGAAAGCCTATTGTCGCAATTAAAAG CCCATATGGCAAGGGCGAGACTTCGAGATCGACATCAAGAGAACCTGCGTAAAAAGCTGGAGGTTCTAATCGCCGAACAAGGTGTAGCTAGAGCGGAGAACGAAGCTGAAAGCTCACAAACGCAGGAGAGCGAGTCCTTGGCTAAGCAGGATGAGCCTTCCACGAGTATAGCGGTCGAAAAGGACGAAAATAGTCCAGA TGATGATCAGGAAACTAATGCTGCCAACGATCTATTGTCCGAATGCTTCCGCGAGTATGAAGCGGGTGGCTACTCACCCAATTATCTACTTTATTCGCAACTCGAACCGGGTACGCTAATTACACAGGTGGACGAGGACAATCAGCGACTGGAGTACGCGAGACAGCAGGTACTTAGTACCGGTAGAAAGATTCAGAATGTACTAACGACCGAAGAGCAAGCAATGCATCGGGAGGCGCGCAAGGGTATGGGTTCAGACGAAGCGCAGTTTAGTGTCGAGTCGTCGCTGGAAGCGCAGATCTATCTCTGGTCCGACAAGTATCGACCACGTAAGCCGCGTTACTTTAATCGCGTGCACACTGGCTTTGAGTGGAACAAGTACAACCAGACGCACTACGACATGGACAATCCGCCGCCCAAGATTGTACAAGGCTACAAGTTCAACATCTTCTATCCGGATCTCATCGACAAAAATACTACGCCGGAGTATTTTctg CGCACGGATGGGTCCCTCGCGGAGGAACCGGAGAGGCCGAAGACGGCGAATCTCGCGCGACCGAGCGTGCTGGACCCCGCGCTCGTTGACAAGCTTGACATGTCGTTGCTGAGTAAGGAACTTCTGTGCGACTCGATGACGCGGTTCCAGCAGCCGACCGCAAACATGGACAGGTCGATCGGCGGGAACACGGGGacggcgtcgtcgtcgtcgtcatcgtcattgTCATCGTTGTTGCCGGTGCCGTCGTCGCCATCGGCTACAAGACGACGACGTCGCCGGagcgccgccgccgtcgccgccgccgccaccgcctcGACGACGCCCATTACTTGGTCGTCCCGCGAAGACGCTCCTCCAGTGACGCGCCGTCAGCGAGCGAGTTTCGAGCCGCGGATCGCGACGGATCGTCAGATGGAGGAGATCGACCGATTGCGATCGCCCCGCGGAAATCAAAAGATCACGTCGCCCACAGGCACCGTGACACGGAACTCCGATGTCAGGAAACtcgacgataataataatag aaacgGTCCTCTCAAAGTGCTGTCCACGGTGAAGAAAAAGAGCTCGCGGGTCGGTCTGCCAAACGATCTTGAAATATTCACCGCCACCGCGTCGTCGACGAGGAGCGCCCCGGAACCCTGCAAGACCTGCGGACGTCCGGATCAGCCGGAGAGATTTCATAGTCACCCAAAGGGCAGTCAGACCAAGATCAAGGACATCCCGACATCAACGTCAACGTCAGTGAAGTCGACTCCTGCGGTGCCGCCGGTGCCCAAGTCTATCCAGAAGCCGGTGGCATTAAACTTTCGCAGCGACCGGAATAGAAACAGGTCGGACGAGCCGGTCGCTTCTGAGGATCGTCCTTCCCAGGACTCGGGTCGCCAGGTCAGGTCGTCGCCGGCGTCGATGAAACGGGGCCCCAAGACGATCACGTGTTACATTTGCGGCCGGGAATTCGGCACCGCCAGTTTTCCCATACATGAGCCTAGGTGCATGCag AAATGGGATCGTGAGAATAATTTGCTGCCTCCATCTCAAAGACGACCCAGGCCGCAAAGACCCGCGGTCGGTGTCGAACATAGCGATTGGAACGCAGCCGCATGGGAACAAAGTCAg GAGCAATTAGTTCCGTGCGCAAAGTGCGGAAGGACATTTTTACCGGAACGATTACCAATTCACGAGAGAAGCTGCAAGGCTACTCCAAAG AACAACGAACGACTGGCAACGGCGAATGGACGTAATGTTATGCCACCAACTGTTCCTTGTCGGATTTGTGGACGAAATTTCGGCACCAGAAGCATCAAGATTCATGAGCCTCAGTGCAGTAGACGATGGCAGTTACAAAACGATTCGGCCAACGAGCAGAAAGATCAGCTGACCCTCCATAGGCAAAAATCGGCCAGAAATCAGGAAGGATCATCGTCGATGTATCCG GATATATCGCAAAAGAGGACCGTCACGTGTTACATTTGTGGTAGAGATTTCGGATCCTCCAGTATCGCCATTCACGAGCCGCAGTGCTTGAAGAAATGGCACGCCGAGAATGACAAACTGTCGCCGGCCCGAAGAAGAAAGGAGCCGATAAAACCTgatgttatatacatac GTTCGATACAATCGGCAATGACGACTTCACTGTTCGCAGAAGATACCCGTTCGGGAAATATGGTGGTTGATCAGGCGGCGACGGCGGAGGCTAATTGGATGACGCATCTGAGTCAGCTGGTGCCGTGTAAACGTTGTGGAAGAACCTTTAATCCGGATCGCGTGAACATTCACGAGAATAGCTGCAAAGGAAATCGTTGA
- the LOC140666045 gene encoding E3 ubiquitin-protein ligase RNF34 isoform X3, which translates to MACEACSAKFNLFKRKKQCADCLRHFCSECVIKRLDKVFTCDSCGVLSRRPLVRNQIRQIRSKDLRQYLVAKKVSVRGCVEKEDLVHLLMLFANGTDPCSSTDYSTSAGIQNVAEEPLSRVPRYSSLYRLESTPNVSTANDEPHQDVQTQPEQEQQAQSAQEQQAQPARSEDVEMTEEPSESSHSSPIISVPLSDSESFEEGPTKSNNIEIHEVLETDNSPTEPNNASEPLITEHEEVSEASNERKSDMVTEIPTWSDKVQLSDIKEASELEYLSVKQLKNLLSTNRVDYKGCLERQELLNRVSRLWQEYKQSREDVEKLSEEELCKICWDAPIECVILECGHMACCINCGKQMSECPICKQYVVRVVRFFKA; encoded by the exons ATGGCTTGCGAGGCTTGCAGTGCAAAGTTCAATTTGTTCAAAAGAAAA aaacaatGTGCGGATTGTCTGAGACACTTCTGTTCCGAATGTGTGATAAAACGACTGGATAAGGTGTTTACCTGCGACAGCTGCGGTGTACTATCAAGGAGGCCACTTGTGAGAAATCAGATTAGGCAGATTCGCTCCAAGGATTTACGTCAGTACCTTGTGGCAAAGAAGGTCTCTGTCAGAGGATGCGTTG AGAAAGAAGACTTGGTACATTTACTAATGCTCTTTGCTAACGGAACTGACCCTTGCTCTAGTACTGACTATAGTACAAGCGCCGGAATACAAAACGTTGCTGAAGAGCCACT TTCTAGAGTTCCTAGATATTCTTCCTTATATAGATTGGAAAGCACACCAAATGTCAGTACTGCAAATGACGAACCGCACCAAGACGTGCAGACACAACCCGAGCAGGAACAACAGGCACAATCCGCGCAGGAACAACAAGCGCAACCCGCAAGAAGCGAAGACGTCGAAATGACGGAGGAGCCAAGCGAGAGTAGTCACAGTAGTCCGATCATTAGCGTGCCACTAAGTGATAGCGAATCGTTCGAGGAGGGACCGACGAAAAGTAATAACATTGAGATACATGAAGTATTGGAAACTGACAACAGTCCAACCGAGCCCAATAATGCATCGGAGCCGCTAATCACAGAGCATGAGGAAGTTTCCGAAGCGTCAAACGAGAGAAAATCGGATATGGTTACAGAAATTCCCACG TGGTCGGATAAAGTACAATTGTCGGATATAAAAGAGGCATCGGAACTAGAGTATCTAAGtgttaaacaattaaaaaatctgttgAGTACAAATCGCGTAGATTACAAAGGCTGCTTAGAGAGACAGGAATTATTGAACAGAGTGTCCAGATTATGGCAGGAGTACAAACAATCTAGAGAAG ATGTGGAAAAACTCAGCGAGGAAGAACTATGTAAAATTTGTTGGGACGCTCCGATCGAATGCGTAATTTTAGAATGTGGCCATATGGCCTGCTGTATAAACTGTGGTAAACAAATGTCCGAGTGTCCGATATGCAAGCAGTACGTCGTTCGTGTTGTGCGATTCTTTAAAGCCTAA
- the LOC140666045 gene encoding E3 ubiquitin-protein ligase RNF34 isoform X1: protein MSPLRRRRTGGSGDTFTEMACEACSAKFNLFKRKKQCADCLRHFCSECVIKRLDKVFTCDSCGVLSRRPLVRNQIRQIRSKDLRQYLVAKKVSVRGCVEKEDLVHLLMLFANGTDPCSSTDYSTSAGIQNVAEEPLSRVPRYSSLYRLESTPNVSTANDEPHQDVQTQPEQEQQAQSAQEQQAQPARSEDVEMTEEPSESSHSSPIISVPLSDSESFEEGPTKSNNIEIHEVLETDNSPTEPNNASEPLITEHEEVSEASNERKSDMVTEIPTWSDKVQLSDIKEASELEYLSVKQLKNLLSTNRVDYKGCLERQELLNRVSRLWQEYKQSREDVEKLSEEELCKICWDAPIECVILECGHMACCINCGKQMSECPICKQYVVRVVRFFKA, encoded by the exons ATGTCGCCTCTACGAC GCCGACGAACGGGCGGCTCCGGGGACACCTTCACCGAGATGGCTTGCGAGGCTTGCAGTGCAAAGTTCAATTTGTTCAAAAGAAAA aaacaatGTGCGGATTGTCTGAGACACTTCTGTTCCGAATGTGTGATAAAACGACTGGATAAGGTGTTTACCTGCGACAGCTGCGGTGTACTATCAAGGAGGCCACTTGTGAGAAATCAGATTAGGCAGATTCGCTCCAAGGATTTACGTCAGTACCTTGTGGCAAAGAAGGTCTCTGTCAGAGGATGCGTTG AGAAAGAAGACTTGGTACATTTACTAATGCTCTTTGCTAACGGAACTGACCCTTGCTCTAGTACTGACTATAGTACAAGCGCCGGAATACAAAACGTTGCTGAAGAGCCACT TTCTAGAGTTCCTAGATATTCTTCCTTATATAGATTGGAAAGCACACCAAATGTCAGTACTGCAAATGACGAACCGCACCAAGACGTGCAGACACAACCCGAGCAGGAACAACAGGCACAATCCGCGCAGGAACAACAAGCGCAACCCGCAAGAAGCGAAGACGTCGAAATGACGGAGGAGCCAAGCGAGAGTAGTCACAGTAGTCCGATCATTAGCGTGCCACTAAGTGATAGCGAATCGTTCGAGGAGGGACCGACGAAAAGTAATAACATTGAGATACATGAAGTATTGGAAACTGACAACAGTCCAACCGAGCCCAATAATGCATCGGAGCCGCTAATCACAGAGCATGAGGAAGTTTCCGAAGCGTCAAACGAGAGAAAATCGGATATGGTTACAGAAATTCCCACG TGGTCGGATAAAGTACAATTGTCGGATATAAAAGAGGCATCGGAACTAGAGTATCTAAGtgttaaacaattaaaaaatctgttgAGTACAAATCGCGTAGATTACAAAGGCTGCTTAGAGAGACAGGAATTATTGAACAGAGTGTCCAGATTATGGCAGGAGTACAAACAATCTAGAGAAG ATGTGGAAAAACTCAGCGAGGAAGAACTATGTAAAATTTGTTGGGACGCTCCGATCGAATGCGTAATTTTAGAATGTGGCCATATGGCCTGCTGTATAAACTGTGGTAAACAAATGTCCGAGTGTCCGATATGCAAGCAGTACGTCGTTCGTGTTGTGCGATTCTTTAAAGCCTAA
- the LOC140666225 gene encoding uncharacterized protein, which produces MTRRGLLLLLGLALLKESSSGKDTENDASSQQPHHRQKRVFWFTNDGRIALPPGTVMTITPTLALPFVRHPPYGFLSNMTISLPFTIDFDKLGLTDNENPYGALPPSFDRKLKSRQAGMMMADFIAAFIKRRLHKRDMAEVPKNAFHGGERALLYGTAEDMLSALGMNGKACLLRAICEVQGHHLNNFGLIGEMLKLFFTASRSPFASLLKEYVEAENRGKFHGECWPYFKDCPKSLFLPSANKYQKDSMHDEEDEEDERWNQISNELDEEPLTRISEQLHPM; this is translated from the exons ATGACGCGAAGAGGGCTTTTGTTGCTACTCGGTCTGGCCCTGCTGAAAGAATCGTCATCCGGGAAGGACACGGAAAATGATGCCTCCAGCCAACAGCCGCATCACAGGCAGAAGAGGGTCTTTTGGTTCACAAACGATGGACGAATCGCGTTACCGCCCGGTACGGTCATGACGATCACGCCGACGTTAGCGTTGCCCTTCGTTAGGCATCCACCTTACGGTTTCCTCAGCAATATGACCATCAGTCTGCCGTTCACGA TCGACTTCGACAAGCTGGGCTTGACGGACAACGAGAATCCGTACGGCGCCTTACCACCTAGTTTTGATAGGAAGCTGAAGAGTCGACAAGCCGGCATGATGATGGCGGATTTTATCGCAGCCTTCATTAAACGCAGATTACACAAACGAGACATGGCGGAGGTACCAAAAAATGCGTTCCACGGTGGCGAACGAGCCTTGCTTTACGGTACCGCCGAAGATATGTTGAGTGCCTTGGGAATGAACGGGAAAGCGTGCCTGTTGAGGGCGATCTGCGAGGTCCAAGGACACCATCTCAACAACTTTGGCCTGATTGGCGAAATGCTAAAGCTGTTCTTCAC agccAGCCGATCGCCGTTCGCGAGTCTCCTCAAGGAATACGTCGAGGCTGAAAATCGTGGGAAATTTCACGGCGAGTGCTGGCCCTATTTTAAGGATTGTCCGAAATCCTTATTTCTACCCTCCGCCAACAAATATCA GAAAGATTCGATGCACGACGAAGAGGATGAAGAGGATGAACGTTGGAATCAAATTTCTAATGAACTCGATGAAGAACCTCTCACGAGGATATCGGAACAGTTACATCCGATGTAA